Proteins encoded in a region of the Chrysemys picta bellii isolate R12L10 unplaced genomic scaffold, ASM1138683v2 scaf344, whole genome shotgun sequence genome:
- the LOC135978622 gene encoding maestro heat-like repeat-containing protein family member 7, giving the protein MDDGSILEAISAVQNLLQSLDGSELTSVARKLIPLLDAVRPQVRSAAIMLFTELLNTVKRRQKPLLQEEVTRSLVPLLLHLQDEDPDVGKRCQKALAGCFQLLGWSCPKQINSKKAWHTHPRVVDKICQHSVLKLKSVSDILLQCLDHLQSPQAPIRRAAAIFIGCTVQSSEPATVRQEKELILQCK; this is encoded by the exons atggacgatgggagtattctggaggccatctcagctgttcagaaccttctgcagagcctggatgggagtgagctcaccagcgtggccaggaagctaatccccttactcgatgct gtgagaccccaggtgcgctctgctgccatcatgctctttacagagttgcttaacacagtgaagaggaggcagaagcccctgctgcaggaggaagtgacccgcagcctggtcccactgctccttcacttacaggacgaggaccctgacgtgggcaag aggtgtcagaaagccttggctgggtgttttcagctcctgggatggtcttgtcctaagcagattaacagcaagaaggcttggcacacccatccccgggtggtggacaagatctgccagcactct gtgctgaagctcaagagcgtatctgacatcttgctccaatgtctggatcacctccaaagcccccaggctccaatacgacgggcagcagccatctttatcg gttgcactgttcaaagctcGGAGCCCGCCacggtcaggcaagagaaggagctgatacttcagtgtaagtag
- the LOC135978623 gene encoding maestro heat-like repeat-containing protein family member 7 — protein MISVSKSRDATTRLYPQLLMALLVEIHFSLGQSIPGDKVSGRESSRQSLHTSSAVEAIKMLLLCVGCRSELTVMEKEQGWILLQSPQDHLHGVSLLARAMVHYACPETTRMLLDLVIPLLDRGDKKHRLTMMAFFVEVSFIS, from the exons atgatctcggtgagcaagtccagagatgccacaacccgcctctatcctcagctgctaatggcgcTTCTTGttgaaatccatttcagcctgggacagagcataccaggggataaagtctctggaagggaaagcagccggcagagcctccacaccag ctctgcagtggaggctataaagatgctgcttctctgtgttggctgccgttccgagctgactgttatggagaaggagcaaggctggatcctcctacaaagcccccaagatcacctccatggggtgagcctgctggccag agccatggtgcactatgcttgccctgagaccacaaggatgctgctggacctagtgatcccgctcctcgacagaggtgataagaaacacaggctgaccatgatggccttctttgtagaagtaagtttcattagctga